The DNA window TGACTCTTGTCAGAAGTCTGAAGCCTGAGGTAATCATTGATCTTTTCAGACTAAATAAGGGCTCATCAATAAAGGCACTTAAAGAAGATCAGTATCAATTGCTTTCCAGGTTGATTTATGCTATGATCAGCCGGGGTATCTGCCAGGTTTGGGGTGCCATTGATGAGAATAACCAGGTTGTGGCAGGAATCATCTGGGCATACAGTCATCAGAAAGCTGTTTTTTTGTTTTCTGCTTTGTCAGATTTGGGCAAGGAAAAAGGCGTAATGCCATGGATGATAGATACTTTCATTCACGAAAAAGCAGGAAATTCTATTACCCTCGATTTTGAAGGATCCAATGATGAAAACCTGGCCAGGTTCTATGCATCATTTGGTTCTGAAAAGACTTTCTACCCTCGTTTGAAGATGAATAATCTGCCAGTGATACTTAGACCCCTCTTATCTGTGTACAGGAAATTTAGGGAAATCTGAAAAAATAAATTAAAAAAGTTGGGTCAGGGATCACATGATTTTCGATACATTTGCGGTAATACCTTATTACAGAATACTCACCCCATTGACTTAAAATCCATACCATGGTTATCAATCTGGGCACACAAAATTCATTGGTTAATCAGTTTATTGCTGAGTTGCGCGATGCTGGTATTCAAACTGATAGTATGCGGTTTCGTAAGAATATGGAAAGGTTGGGGGAGGTCTTCGCTTATGAGATCAGTAAACGACTGGAATTTGAATCCAGAGAGATTACTACATCCCTTGGAACTGCCAATGTTCCTGTTTTAAAATATCCACCCATTCTTGGGACCATTCTTCGGGCCGGGTTGCCATTACATCAGGGTTTACTGAATTTCTTTGACCATTCTGACAATGCTTTTGTGTCGGCATACCGCGAACACAGGAAAGATGATGAGTTTGCTGTGA is part of the Bacteroidales bacterium genome and encodes:
- the upp gene encoding uracil phosphoribosyltransferase; this encodes MVINLGTQNSLVNQFIAELRDAGIQTDSMRFRKNMERLGEVFAYEISKRLEFESREITTSLGTANVPVLKYPPILGTILRAGLPLHQGLLNFFDHSDNAFVSAYREHRKDDEFAVRIEYTSCPDLEGKVLILSDPMLATGHSMLSSYKELVQQGKPVHTHLVAVLASLQGIAYLKRYMGSQDVTIWVGAIDDELTAQGYIVPGLGDAGDLAFGKKA